AGTGCAGTTGCAGCATGATGCACCCCATCGCCATGAAGAGCCCGCCCTTGATGAGCGCGTGGTTGAACAGGTGGACGATGCCGCCCGTGAGCCCCGTCGCGGTCGCGAAACTGATGCCGAGCACCATGTAGCCGATCTGCGCCACCGACGAGTAGGCGAGCATGCGTTTCACGTTGCGCTGGAAGATCGCCGCCGTGGAGGCGACGAAGATCCCGGCCAGGGCCAGCGGCATGAGCGCGTGTCCGAGTCTGAGCTGCTCGAAGGAGAACTCGAGGCCGAACACGCTGAACATGAAGCGCAGCAGGATGTAGACGGAGACTTTCGTGGCCGTGGCCGCGATGAAGGCGCTCACCACCGATGGCGCGTACGCGTAGGCGTTGGGCAGCCAGACGTGGAGCGGGAAGAGCGCCATCTTGAGCGCAATCCCGACGGTGAGGAAGCCGAACGCGACCAGCGCGGTCCGCACGCCCTCGACGGCGGGAAGCCGCGCCGCCATGTCCGCCATGTTCAGGGTACCGGTCATCTGGTACATGAGACCGATGCCGATGAGGATGAACGTGGCCCCGATCGTGCCCATCACCAGGTACTGGAACGCCGCGGGCAGTGCCTGCCGGCGGCCCCCGAGCGCGATCAGCGCGTAGGACGAGAGCGCCGAGACCTCGAGGAAGACGAAGACGTTGAACAGGTCCCCGGTGATCGCGATGCCGAGCAGCCCCGTGAGGCAGAGGAGATAGAGGGTGCAGAAGAGATAATGCCGGCTGGCCGGAATCTCGTCGGTGAGGCTGCGCGGCGCGTAGGTCAGGACGAGCGCGGCGATCCCGGACACGAAGAGGA
This portion of the Candidatus Palauibacter australiensis genome encodes:
- a CDS encoding monovalent cation/H+ antiporter subunit D family protein; this translates as MMEAIQAQLPVLQVVIPLLAAPLCIILRRRSLVLPFATGVCWVTFLVSVALLGDVLEAGVISYALGGWAAPWGIEYRVDALAAFVLLFVSGIAALVLTYAPRSLTDEIPASRHYLFCTLYLLCLTGLLGIAITGDLFNVFVFLEVSALSSYALIALGGRRQALPAAFQYLVMGTIGATFILIGIGLMYQMTGTLNMADMAARLPAVEGVRTALVAFGFLTVGIALKMALFPLHVWLPNAYAYAPSVVSAFIAATATKVSVYILLRFMFSVFGLEFSFEQLRLGHALMPLALAGIFVASTAAIFQRNVKRMLAYSSVAQIGYMVLGISFATATGLTGGIVHLFNHALIKGGLFMAMGCIMLQLHSVDLDDMAGIGRAMPWTMAAWALGGLGLIGVPATAGFISKWYLIEAALEQGSVLVAILLLLSSLLALVYVWRVVETAFFHEPSERAREASEAPLSMLIPTWVLLGATVFFGIYTAYSAGVARQAAEAVLGGLR